The following proteins are encoded in a genomic region of Hyla sarda isolate aHylSar1 chromosome 3, aHylSar1.hap1, whole genome shotgun sequence:
- the LOC130360934 gene encoding taste receptor type 2 member 43-like yields the protein MTSYIENKLPIVHLSLLVTTEIAFILGLITHVYIIAVYVMDWRKGRIMSTSDQVIISIMISRMISQSLLQLRLFREFFCTMCSPVYDFIIQITSISSMYSSFWLSTLLGVVFYLKISNIHSVFFLQMRRLFSKRILYFIMASLLFFFGQTSLTYLIINIRIVFSNSTNDNVHEKIYVKHAVYFGNMFVLLFIRFLSSLFLITSLYLHIRHMRCNKNVTNSLDPYYRIIKYIAGSFFTFVLFCIISLVAERFYDIFGFVMHSFPRTTFEALQSMLLIYVTPKLKNPLSRIPKSLSNCWMKREEPGDLEMTVTTGYVDGVSKL from the coding sequence ATGACTTCTTACATAGAGAATAAGCTTCCTATTGTACATTTAAGTCTCCTTGTTACAACAGAAATTGCCTTCATATTAGGACTAATAACACACGTGTACATCATAGCTGTCTATGTTATGGATTGGAGGAAAGGAAGAATCATGTCCACGTCTGACCAAGTCATCATCTCCATCATGATATCCAGGATGATTTCACAATCTCTTCTCCAGCTGAGACTATTCAGGGAATTTTTCTGTACAATGTGTTCTCCTGTATATGACTTTATTATCCAAATCACTTCCATCTCCTCTATGTATTCCTCCTTCTGGTTGTCCACTCTACTCGGCGTCGTCTTCTATCTGAAGATCTCCAACATTCACAGTGTCTTCTTCTTACAGATGAGGAGACTATTTTCAAAGAGGATCCTATACTTTATTATGGCTTCTCTACTGTTTTTCTTTGGCCAAACCTCATTGACTTATTTGATTATAAATATTCGTATTGTTTTCAGTAATTCAACAAATGATAATGTCcatgaaaaaatatatgtaaaacatGCTGTATACTTCGGAAACATGTTTGTGTTATTGTTTATACGTTTCTTGTCCTCGTTGTTTCTTATCACCTCTCTGTACCTTCACATCAGACACATGAGATGTAACAAGAATGTGACCAACTCTCTGGATCCCTATTATAGAATCATTAAGTACATTGCTGGTTCCTTCTTTAcctttgtattgttttgtatcATCAGTTTAGTGGCAGAGAGGTTCTATGACATATTCGGTTTTGTAATGCATTCTTTCCCACGGACCACTTTTGAAGCATTACAGTCAATGTTACTGATCTATGTAACACCCAAACTGAAGAATCCATTGTCCAGGATccccaagtcct